Proteins found in one Deltaproteobacteria bacterium IMCC39524 genomic segment:
- a CDS encoding capsular biosynthesis protein: protein MMDIHCHILPGVDDGPANMEESLAMARLAVSDGIDTVFATPHVYLDGLTSDEIKEHAAALQKTVTAAGLGLKILSGGEGSSSLEFESLCGYLLHNGPYLLLEFPLSHLPADAPELIFELAAQGKIPIVTHPERNPDILRNPDLLVPLLDAGGLLQLTAESLTGGFGAEIRACARHLLRRGWSHFLASDGHSATWRKPVLSKGLQVARKLIGADRARALVLDNPARVISGDSL, encoded by the coding sequence ATGATGGACATTCACTGCCATATCCTACCGGGGGTTGATGACGGCCCGGCGAACATGGAAGAATCTCTGGCTATGGCCCGTTTGGCCGTGTCTGATGGTATCGACACGGTCTTTGCCACGCCGCACGTCTATCTCGACGGGTTAACCAGTGATGAAATCAAAGAACATGCTGCTGCTCTGCAAAAGACAGTGACGGCCGCTGGTCTTGGTTTGAAAATCCTGTCTGGCGGGGAGGGCAGCAGCAGCCTCGAGTTTGAAAGTTTATGCGGTTATCTTTTGCATAATGGTCCCTACCTGCTCCTCGAGTTCCCCCTTAGTCATCTGCCTGCCGATGCCCCTGAACTGATTTTTGAGCTGGCCGCGCAGGGGAAAATCCCGATTGTTACTCACCCGGAACGTAATCCTGACATCCTGCGCAACCCTGACCTGCTCGTACCTCTCCTCGATGCCGGCGGTCTGCTCCAGTTGACGGCTGAAAGCCTGACCGGAGGCTTCGGTGCCGAAATCCGGGCCTGTGCCCGTCACCTGTTGCGGCGTGGCTGGTCCCATTTTCTGGCTTCGGACGGTCATTCTGCGACCTGGCGAAAACCTGTGCTCAGCAAAGGCTTGCAAGTCGCTCGGAAGCTGATTGGTGCAGACCGGGCACGGGCTTTAGTACTCGATAACCCGGCCCGCGTCATCTCCGGTGATTCCCTTTGA